The genomic interval TGGAGTTACCTGGCTTCTGTTGCAAAAGACTGTCTTGTACTTGAGGTCCCTTCTTCTCTTATGGggaacaaagaagaaaaatctCTATGTGGTAATCAGTGGGCAGTTTGCATAGTGAGATGGGGTAGTAGTGGTGCATCAACACGGAGCAGTGGAGATATATTGCATCGAAGAAGTTCGACTGGTTTTATCCTGTGCAACAAAAGAACACAAGCTATAGCTTATTGGTCTGATATCTATGCTGAAAGCAGTAAGAGTCCAGTTCTTGATTTAATTGGATATGGTGATACATCTTCAGGTGATGGCACATCTGGAAACTGCAGGATTAATTCTCTTATTGCAGTGGCAGTTCCAGGAGGTATTAATGAATGCATTGTGATTGCTTCTCAGCCAACAGGCACATTATGGATGTTCTGGTGTTCACCAGCTGCAGTTCGTCGAAGAGAAATTCATAAGGGTACATTAGGAGTTTATAATGCTGATCATTCTCAGAAAAATAGTGGTGGAAGGTCCTTGGCTTGGCTACCAAGTAAAGCATCATCTAAGGCTGCTGAACGGACGTTCTTTTTATTGACTAGTAATGAGCTGCAATGCTGGAGCATCTCATTCGGGCATGATATCAACTGCAAAAAAATAGGGTCTCAGGAAATTGTTGGTAGTGATGGTGATATGGGAATAAAGAAAGACATAGCTGGACAGAAAAACATATGGCTTTTGGACATGCAGATAGATGATCATGGGAAAGAAATTATCATTCTTGTTGCTACCTTCTGCAAAGATCGGGTGAGTGGGTCGAACTACACTCAGTATTCTCTTCTGACGATGCTGTACAGACCTAACCAAAAGTTTTCATCTGAAGATAATGTGATTAAAACTGAAAGGTTTTTGGAGAAAAAAGCTCCTTCTCAGGTGATAATCCCTAAGGCTAGAGTAGAGGATGAAGAGTTCTTGTTTTCTATGAGGCTAAAAACTGGTGGTAAGCCTTCTGGTTCTGTAATCATACTGTCAGGTGATGGAACAGCAACAATAGCCATATACTGGAGAGGTTCAACCCGTCTCTATCAATTTGATCTGCCTTGGGATGCTGGAAAGGTTCTCGATGCTTCAGTTATCCCATCTTCCGAGGACAGAGATGAAGGAGCTTGGGTTGTTCTTACAGAAAAGGCAGGAGTGTGGGCAGTTCCTGAGAAAGCTGTGTTAGTTGGTGGGGTTGAGCCACCAGAGCGGAGCTTGTCAAGAAAAGGAAGTTGCAATGAAGCAGTTGctgaagagaaaagaagaaatcagGCATTCAATGCTAGTGTTGTACCCAGAAGAGCTAGTTCTGAGGCTTGGAGTGCTGGGGAGAGGCAAAGACCAGCATTAACTGGTATAGCTCAGCAGGCTGTGGTTGATGAGGAGTCTGAAATGTTATTAAACCGGTTATTTCATGATTTTGTTTTGTCCGGTACAGTTCATGAAGCACTTCAAAAGCTTAGAGCAGCAGGCGCATTTGACAAAGAGGGTGAGATGAACATATCTGTTCGAATAAGCAAATCCATCGTAAACACTCTATCTAAGCATTGGACAACAACTAGAGAAGCTGAATTTCTTGCTTCAACAATTGTTTCATCCCTAACTGAGAAGCAGCAAAAACACAAGAAATTCCTTCAGTTTCTTGTCTTGTCTAAGTGCCATGAGGAACTCTCTTCAAAGCAAAGTATGGATTTTCTCTTGTGTCATTATTTATATTCATTGATTTATTATTTTAGGCATATATCATCCTAGCTATGATATTAATCGAACACATTGGTTCTTTGTTATTCAAAATAGCATAATGAATGCTGATGACAATTTTGATGGTATTAAAACTATAGGAGCTGTCtggtaaaaaagaagaagaaaatctaGATATGCTGCTGTAAATCATGAAAAATACAAACTTCTTAGCTGATTTTAAAGCCGTATACAGTTGTAGAACTCTTCTTACCTTCATTTCTGTATACATGATTGTTGAAACTGGTGACTGAGCATGTAACTCTATTGGAATCTTTACCTAGCGTTATATAGggatgctaattttggcatgcctGATGGGACACGGACATATATTATGCACTCTTAGAACAGCTTGCACCTTTATTTCTGCTAAAAGATGGTACTGTTACTAACAGTACAGTATGAGCTGTAATATTGACAAATAACCATACAGGTTAgccacaatttttttcaaaaaataactGCCAGTGCATCATTTTGCGTGACAACTTCTGTTGGAAAAGAAGTAATTTGATTGTCTTGTAGGAACTGCGATGCTAACTGTCATGGAGCATGGAGAAAAGCTCTCTGGAATGATCCAGCTCAGAGAATTACAAAATGCTCTTAGCCATCAACGCTCAAGCATAAATTTATCACCTCAGTCAAAAAACCAAACAACTGGTGCATTGTGGAACCTTATTCAATTGGTTGGTGAGCAATCTCGAAGAAACACTGTTCTCTTAATGGACCGTGATAATGCTGAAGTGTTCTACAGCAGAGTTTCAGATATAGAAGATCTATTTAATTGCATATCTCATCAGCTTCAATACATTATAACCGGAGAAGAAAACCCTTCTGTTCAGATGCAACGTGCACTTGAGTTATCAAATGCTTGCATGACCCTAGTTCAGGCAGCATTGCGCTACAGAGAGGAGCACAAGGACTGGTATCCTTCTCCTG from Oryza glaberrima chromosome 3, OglaRS2, whole genome shotgun sequence carries:
- the LOC127766764 gene encoding nuclear pore complex protein NUP133, producing the protein MFSPAIKKPHLLHRRDKEEASPSPPPAPAHTPAPRGFAVHDRPATGTPAPWTSSSLLARISTSTRTDRTGDSGQIQPVHVSEFPQIVRNAQANLLQKSFSGKNMLAGGIDKETSLAWMLCGNELFIWSYLASVAKDCLVLEVPSSLMGNKEEKSLCGNQWAVCIVRWGSSGASTRSSGDILHRRSSTGFILCNKRTQAIAYWSDIYAESSKSPVLDLIGYGDTSSGDGTSGNCRINSLIAVAVPGGINECIVIASQPTGTLWMFWCSPAAVRRREIHKGTLGVYNADHSQKNSGGRSLAWLPSKASSKAAERTFFLLTSNELQCWSISFGHDINCKKIGSQEIVGSDGDMGIKKDIAGQKNIWLLDMQIDDHGKEIIILVATFCKDRVSGSNYTQYSLLTMLYRPNQKFSSEDNVIKTERFLEKKAPSQVIIPKARVEDEEFLFSMRLKTGGKPSGSVIILSGDGTATIAIYWRGSTRLYQFDLPWDAGKVLDASVIPSSEDRDEGAWVVLTEKAGVWAVPEKAVLVGGVEPPERSLSRKGSCNEAVAEEKRRNQAFNASVVPRRASSEAWSAGERQRPALTGIAQQAVVDEESEMLLNRLFHDFVLSGTVHEALQKLRAAGAFDKEGEMNISVRISKSIVNTLSKHWTTTREAEFLASTIVSSLTEKQQKHKKFLQFLVLSKCHEELSSKQRTAMLTVMEHGEKLSGMIQLRELQNALSHQRSSINLSPQSKNQTTGALWNLIQLVGEQSRRNTVLLMDRDNAEVFYSRVSDIEDLFNCISHQLQYIITGEENPSVQMQRALELSNACMTLVQAALRYREEHKDWYPSPEGLITWNSQPVVRSGIWRVASFVMELLREPGAADMSMKSNLWSQLERLTDILLDAYIGLLTAKFERGDEHGVLIQEYCDRRDELLGSLYDLAKQIVDAKYQETTEVTDNLELKESIFREVTSPILATAKRHEGYQTLWQICYDLSDTGLLRSLMHDSVGPHGGFSFFVFKQLVNRRQHAKLLRLGEEFPEELANFLKERDDLLWLHEICLNRFSSASKTLHTLVSPEEDANLTSNRKSLSFVERRRFLYLSKIAAAAGKDVDYEVKVAHIDADIQILNLQEEIVQHDPEYAPDKYTTKPFRPLELIEMCLKGDRELSLKAFEVFAWTRASFRSSNKGLLEACWMNAADQDDWVSLQEESSGGWSDEVIQESLQGTVLFNASRLCYSPDAVVYDGSFEDVLPVKKEDVHLRGLEGRCLSVEEVLMQHKDFPDAGKLMMTAVIMGKELPYTVSTAEPVDMDS